TGTTGTTGGTTTGATGGAGTTTAATCCAACCGATATTGATGGCAGTATCGAATCTTTGCTTGCTGGTCTTAAAACAGCGTTTTTAACAAGCCTTGTCGGTATGGCGAGCTCAATCATATATAAAGCTATTCTTGGCACTATCCCGCAACGCGATAAAGAAGTAGTTAAAAATGTAGGACCGGAAGAGATTTTCTCAGTTATGTCTGCTCAACTTAATGCTTCACATGAATTGTTGTCGGCGATCAAGGGTGATGAAGACTCTTCCTTAACGTCGCAGATTAAGAATCTTCGAACAGATATCAACGATGGACAAAAATCACTTAGCCGATACATGGAGAGAACAGCAGATAATAGAGACCAATTCCAAAAGATGTTATGGCAGAAGATGGATGAGTTTGGTGATCTGCTATCTAAATCAGCAACAGAGCAAGTTATTAATGCGCTTAAAGAAGTAATTATTGAGTTTAATGACAAACTAACTGAACAGTTTGGTGAAAATTTTAAGCGTTTAGATGAGTCTGTGAAGAAGCTAGTCGATTGGCAAGAAAACTATAAAAATCAACTTGAAGATATGGCAACCAAATATCAATTAGGTGTTGACGCTATTTCATTAACAGAAAAGTCAGTGGCAAGTATCAATGAGCGCACAGAGTCAATTCCAGCAACGATGGAAAAGCTTCACCAAGTGATGGAGTTAGGTCATGGTCAAGTAACGGAGTTAGAACATCGCTTAGAAGCATTCAAAGATCTTCGTGATAAAGCAGTAGAAGCAATGCCGCAAATTCGCGAGCAAATGGATAATACCATGTCTATAATTGGTGAATCAGTTAAAGCAGCATCGACACATTATGAGTCAATGCTGCAAGAGTCACAAAATATTATTGACAACTTTAGTTTAACTGCTGCTCAAAGTGTAGAAGTCATGAGAGTAAACCTAGAGGAAGGTGCGGTTAAAGTATCGCATGAGCTTGAAAATAGAGCAGTAGAGATCGGTAGTAGCCTCGCCGCAGCGTCAAATGATATTACTGAAAACGTTACAACTGCGTCTGGTGCTCTTCAAAACAGCGCATCATATATAGCGAACAATTCAGAGCAGATCAAACAGCACTTAGAAGATGCAATGGTGGAACTAAATGGTCATTTACGTGTTCTTGTTGCAGACATTAAAGACGATGCACGAGAAACGGGTAATGTTCTAAAAGAAGCGAACCAAGAGTTGCTAAATAGTACGAAGGAAATTCAGTCAGAAACAACATCAGCGATCGCAAAACTTCATGATCGCTTAGAAACCACTTTAGAAGAAGTGTTCAAGGTGCAGGCTGAGGCGGTACGTAGAACATTTGATAGCTTAGAAGATCAGATCACTCAGTCAGTAGGTAGAACTGGCAGTGCGGTAGAGAAACAAGTGGAAGTACTTGATCTGCAAATGCAGCAAGAAATCAACCGAACCATGAATGAAATGGGTGAAGCGCTTGCGACGATTACTCAACAATTTACCCGCGATTACCAAGCGTTAACACGTGAAATGTCGAATGTTGTAAATAGTAAAACTGCAGTGTAACGATGGAAAAGTTATTCGGAAAAAACAAATCTACGGGTGATAGCGGTGAACATTGGATGTCAGTATCAGACTTGATGGCAGGCCTGATGATGGTGTTCTTGTTCATTTCTGTTGCGCTAATGCGTGAAGCTATGGTTGAGCGTGACAAAATAAAAGAAGTCGCAGAAACTTATCAGAAAACCCAGCAGGCCATCTATATTGCTCTGCTAGAAGAGTTTGCTAAAGATCTTGATACATGGGGAGCTGAAATTGATCGAGATACATTGAGTGTCAACTTTACTGCGCCTGAAGTACTGTTCGGCAATGGTAAGGCGAACTTATCTGAGCAATTTCAAGTAATTTTGAATGATTTCTTTCCTCGTTACCTTGAAGTGCTAGAACAATACAAACCGATTATTCAAGAGATCAAAATTGAAGGGCATACTTCTAGTCGTTGGAACCAAGATTCTAGTGATTACGAGGCTTACTTCAATAATATGCGTTTATCACAGTCACGGACGCGTGCAGTACTTGGCTATGTAATGAAGCTTGATGATGTTCGTGCACAACATTATGGCTGGGTAAAAAATAACGTTGCGGCAGTAGGTTATTCTTCATCTAAAGCAGTTGTTAAAGATGGTGTAGAAGACGAAAAAAGCTCTCGTCGAGTGTCTTTTCGTGTAATCACTAACGCTGAAGAGCAGATATTGAAGATCCTGGGGGCGGAATGAAACTAACGCTTAATCTTCATTCCCTTATGCGTGCGATTGAAATTATGGAGCCAGAGAGAAGTGGTAAATTCACTCTGGAACTTCACGAGACTCACATCGATAAAATAACGGCAGAACTAGAGAAAGGTAAGGATGTAGAGCTTAAGGATGTAGAGATAGAATCAGGTCTTTTAAGTTATAAAGGACGTCATGTCACACTCTATATAAAAGCGAATGGAACCAGTGCTCGTTTTCATGTTTCTGACTGTTCAACATTGCAAGGTATGAGGGCAAGTGGAAGATTTGAGCGTTACGTGGTCACAAACAATACTTCAGGAGAATTCCTAGTTGATACCTCCTATGGAGAGAAAAAGGCGAGGCTAAAGGTATGTCAAAACTGTCTACGTAAGCTTAATTATAAAGGTTGTAATACGACAACAAACATAACGTCGATAGTTCAGAGCTTTAACATGGCGGAATTTTTTGCTACCTATAGTTCTTTCTTTCCGCACATGCCGTCGCGACGAGCTGAGACCGCTGAGAGTGGCTACAGTGATGATTGGTCAAAAATATCCTCCCACTATCGAGTAGAAAAAAACTTTGAGTGTGAAGAATGTAAAGTGAACATGCGTTCTAACCGTGCGCTTCTGCATGTTCATCATGTTAATGGTGTTAAATCAGATAACAGGCCGTCAAACCTTCGTGCACTGTGCATCGACTGCCACAGCAAACAACCCATGCATGAGCATATGGCACTCAGCCACAGAGAGCGTCAGACAATAAATGATCTGCGTAAACAGCAAGGTTTACTTGATGACCTCGGTGAGTGGCAAGAGTTGTTTGATTATTCAGATCCAGGTGTACATGGCGTACTGCATGCTTGTCGACAAGCGTATTTGAAACTCCCTGAAATTAACTTTTTTGTTGAAGACAGTTTCGGAGGGTTAGCCGCACGGCTTGAACTTGCGTGGCCGAAGCACAAATTTGGTGTCGCAATATCAATGAATGATATTGAAGATGCAAACAGTAATGGTTGGCAGGTCGTGGGTATTAATGACTTTTTGGAAAATTACAAATCACAAGCTTATAACTTAAGGCACTAAATAAATGCAGGTTAAGCTAGAAGAGATAATTGAGAGAATCATTTCAGTCAACCATGCTTGGAAGCTCTCAAGAGAAGAGTTTGGCAATGAGTTCGCTGCAACTCAATCTCTCAGACACACAAAATCGTCATTACAAGCAACATTGCTCCGGGAATTTCCTCATGACGCCTATCTTTTAAAAGCGACAGATAGTGATACTCAAGACGAAGATATGTATAGCGTTCGGTTGGAGTCGCCAATCCTTATCAACGGATTCGAAAGATATGATGCGGAACACCTTCCTGTTCGTGTAGCTGATGAAATTTTAACGAAACAAGAAATTACTAAATTCCTAAAAAAATAGGTGCGATTTTATATGTACGACCACTTGGCTTTCATTTCTGGTGACTGGGTTACAGACGCTATTATTTTAACGACTGCAGCGGTTTTCTTGTTCTTCTCTTTCCGAGAGTTAGTGGCCGTTATTAAAACAAAAATTCAACTCAAAGGGCTTGGCAAGATTAAATTAAAAGCTTCGTCGAACATTCTTGATTCGAAAAGCTTGAAAAAAGATCAGCTGGTATGGGTGACCGATCATCTTGTGTATACACCGACTCAAGATGGTATCGCCGTGGAAACAAAAGGTGATTTATGGTTAACCAAATCACCAATTTCACAGATGCTTCCAACAATCGATTCTTCTCGTTACAAGCTGATCCCCGCATTATTAACCAGCATCGGTATTACTGGCACATTCCTTGGTATAACGCTAGGTCTAAGCGAATTTACTATGGCTGGGGACTCGAAAGCGCTATTGGCTTCTGCTGCTGAACTGCTAGAGGGGATGAAAACTGCGTTTTATACATCACTTGCAGGTTTAGGTACCTCTGCTCTATTTATGGTGTGGATGAAAATATCTTCAAGCGTATTAGCAAAAGCTCAGAAACAGCTAATCAGCACACTCTCTTCTCAATACTTTGAAGCGAGCCCGATCTATTACCTGAAAAACATGTCCAACGAGGGGCAAAAAGAAGTCCTGGAAGCCCAGCTTCGCACTGCGTCGGCAGTGGAGTTAATGGATGAGAAAATGGAGGCGACAAGTCATGTTCTTGCGCAGCTTGGGACTTCATTTAATGGTGAAGTTATTGCAAAGCAGATATCGACAGCATTAGTTGAGTCCATCGAAACAAGTATGTCTCCAATGCTTAGAGATATTAAGCAAGAGCTTGGCGCACTCAAAGATATTAAAGAACAATCACAGAAAGAGTTAGTTGAGCTTCTGATCCAAGAAATGAAATCAGAGCTAATCGCCCCAGTTGCTGAAGAGCTAAGTAAAACCAGTGCGGCAGTAACAAGCAGCAACGAGGTTACCTCACAACTGAATAGTAATATTGAACGAGTAGTGACCAGTACCTCGGAAACAGTTGATACGATCAATGAGTTCCAAAAAGAGACGATGCTTAAACTGCAATCTTTTGCTGAGTCACTTAAGGGAATACTAGCCAGTTTCAAAGAGGATACACAGGGTGCAATGACCTCAATAGCTTCAGAAGTTAACACTATGCTGAATAATGCATCGCAAGGTATGGATTCTCAACGAGTAGCGTTTGAACAAAGTGCAAACAAAGCTGCGAGTGCATTTGAAGGCATGAAAAATTCGCTAGAAGTAGCACTCGATGAACGCCAAAGTGCAGAAAAAGTTCTCTTTGAAAATGTAACAGGCCGCATTAACGGTTTGCTATCAGAAATCTCGACTTCATTCGAGAATCAAACATCGGTGTTGGCGCAAACGGGTGAAACTGCATCTAACTTGATGAATCAGGCTCAAAAAGACTTTGAAGTATCGGTCCAAATACGTCGAGATGAAGAGTCTCACCTGTTTGGAGAAATGGAAGGCAGAATCAATGGGTTAGTTCAAAACTCACAAGTCATTTTCCAAGAGCAGGCGGAAGCAATCAAACTTGTTGGTGATGAAGCAAGTAGTGTTATGCAGTCGGCAAAATCTGAACTTCAGCAGGGTCTTGGTGACATTGATTCAAAAGTAAAATCAATGTCGGCAACCGTTCAATCAGAACTAGAAACGTTCCGAGAACAATACCAACAAAACCTAACTTCTTACTTTGAACAGCAGAATAACCTACTAGAAGGTAGCCTCAGCAAGCAACGTGATGGCTTAAATGATGTGGTAGACAACTTCCGCAAAGTATTTGAAAGTGAATACCAAGCACGCCATAACTTATTACAAGAGTTAACGGCTCAGTATCAAAAGCTTGAAGCATCAGCTCAGACGGTGGAACGTGTAGCTAAAGCTATTGGTTTGAACGAAGCATCTAAAATGGCTGAACTTCAAGACGCTGCTCATACAATGAGCCGAGAAATTGCGTTGCTGAAAAAAGAGTATGCAAAAGCATCGGCAACATTCACTGATATCACTGAGAATTTACCAAAAGCGATGGATGAATATTTCACTCGCGCAAATGAAAGCTTTGAAACATTCTTTAATGACTTCGACCAATCGGCAAGTAGTATTCACAATAAATTGTCTCAGGCTGCTGGCTACCTAATTAACTCACAAGTATTACGCCGTGAGTTCGAAGCTGACGAGGTGAAAGCATAATGCGTGGTTTAGGAGCAGCGCCCAAAACGGCGGATGTTGAGGAATCAGGCGTTTGGCTTTCTGTTGGGGACTTAATGTCTGTGCTTCTTATGATATTTGCATTATTGCTTATCAGTGCATTAGTACAAATATCTGAAGTATATGAAGAGAGTCAAAATACTCGAGTTGTCATTATTAAAGGTATCAATGATGCGTTAAATGCAGCAGGCATTGAGGTTAAAGCCGACTCTGATACGGGAGATATCTCTATTACGGATTCGATTCTCTTTGACTTGGATGACTATAGGTTAAAACCTTCGGGTAAAGAGTTTTTGAACAAATTCATACCAATCTATTCGGATGTGGTATTTCAATCGAAAGCCACAGCAGATGAAGTCAGTCGAATTGTTATTGAGGGGCACTCGAGCTCTGAAGGATCTTTCAATCGAAATATGGAACTTAGCGTCTTACGAGCGAATAGTGTTACTGCTTTTGTAAACTCAATGCGCTTTGAGAATAAGCATCGTTTCTTTGACAAAGTGGTAATTTCAGGAAGAGGCCCTATTGAGGCAGATCAGTCTATAGCGCAAGCGTCTGATAGAAAGGTAAAGTTTCGTTTCCAGTTTAAAGATGATGAGTTCTTAGGAAACTTCTCAGAGGTAGAGAAAGTTGAAAAATAGCGTTATTTCATTTGCTCAACCATCCTTACCATGCAAAGTGGGTATTGAAAAAATTTCATTTGATGACTTTTTTGATATGGGGAAAGGCGCAACTGTCCTTCCTAGTTTTCCACCCAAAACTTTATTGCAGATCGTTAACTTAGTGGATGCTGGTCGTGCGGATGAAATCTCAATTTTCGAGTGGTTGGAGGTTACAGAAAATACAGACCAATGGACTGAACTAACGGATGATCAAACCTTAGATGCCTGCCGTGCAATATGGATGGCAATTTGTTGTACCCCCGTTTTGGGGGATATCGCGTTCTTTAAAGTCGCATTAGCAATTGATGGTAAGCCTAGCAGCATAGTCCCTCAATTATTGGAGACGATGAGCATTGTGCGCACGGTAAATGGGCTTGATGAATTATGCTCAGAAAAAATTGACTGGTTATTATCTCTTCAAGCGCAACAGTATCGTGAGCTGGCTAATGTCTGCTGGAATGCAAACCTAACGCCTTATTATAAAACGAAGTGGTTGCGTCTGCCGCTAGCGAATACCTACCTGACTCAAATACAGCAGGAAGTATGCTCGGTTATTGATCCTCAATCATACGATGAGAAAAGCGATAATTGGTTGTATGAGTGTTTTCTCTCTTTACAAACAACCAAAGAGAGAATCGCTTTTTGTGAACGCTTTATTCTGCGTTTTTCAAAAAATGCATATTCCTATCTATGTGGAAAAACGATTGAAGAGCGCTGTTTGCCATTTAATGAAGATTGCTACTGGTATCTGTTAAGTGAATCAGCTAAGGAAAAACTTAAAAATCAATTCGGTTTATCAAACTATTATGAGTTGCATGGTATATCAAGACTACTTTCTCAAGACAACACCGAGGATGCGTTAGGATTTGATGAGCAGAAGCGGCGCCAAATTCACAGTCGGACAATGTTTTGGTCTAACTATACTAAGCATTTTAAACGTATTAGAGCGCTACTCCCTGACTCTAGTTTCAATTATATCGCACAGTTTAATGATGGCTTACCACCGTTCGTTGATAAACTTGCACCATCGGAAAGTCAGGATAGTGAAGTGTATATCTTTGAGTTGAGTAAACTCATCGTAGT
The sequence above is a segment of the Photobacterium leiognathi genome. Coding sequences within it:
- a CDS encoding OmpA family protein encodes the protein MEKLFGKNKSTGDSGEHWMSVSDLMAGLMMVFLFISVALMREAMVERDKIKEVAETYQKTQQAIYIALLEEFAKDLDTWGAEIDRDTLSVNFTAPEVLFGNGKANLSEQFQVILNDFFPRYLEVLEQYKPIIQEIKIEGHTSSRWNQDSSDYEAYFNNMRLSQSRTRAVLGYVMKLDDVRAQHYGWVKNNVAAVGYSSSKAVVKDGVEDEKSSRRVSFRVITNAEEQILKILGAE
- a CDS encoding HNH endonuclease; this encodes MKLTLNLHSLMRAIEIMEPERSGKFTLELHETHIDKITAELEKGKDVELKDVEIESGLLSYKGRHVTLYIKANGTSARFHVSDCSTLQGMRASGRFERYVVTNNTSGEFLVDTSYGEKKARLKVCQNCLRKLNYKGCNTTTNITSIVQSFNMAEFFATYSSFFPHMPSRRAETAESGYSDDWSKISSHYRVEKNFECEECKVNMRSNRALLHVHHVNGVKSDNRPSNLRALCIDCHSKQPMHEHMALSHRERQTINDLRKQQGLLDDLGEWQELFDYSDPGVHGVLHACRQAYLKLPEINFFVEDSFGGLAARLELAWPKHKFGVAISMNDIEDANSNGWQVVGINDFLENYKSQAYNLRH
- a CDS encoding chemotaxis protein — protein: MYDHLAFISGDWVTDAIILTTAAVFLFFSFRELVAVIKTKIQLKGLGKIKLKASSNILDSKSLKKDQLVWVTDHLVYTPTQDGIAVETKGDLWLTKSPISQMLPTIDSSRYKLIPALLTSIGITGTFLGITLGLSEFTMAGDSKALLASAAELLEGMKTAFYTSLAGLGTSALFMVWMKISSSVLAKAQKQLISTLSSQYFEASPIYYLKNMSNEGQKEVLEAQLRTASAVELMDEKMEATSHVLAQLGTSFNGEVIAKQISTALVESIETSMSPMLRDIKQELGALKDIKEQSQKELVELLIQEMKSELIAPVAEELSKTSAAVTSSNEVTSQLNSNIERVVTSTSETVDTINEFQKETMLKLQSFAESLKGILASFKEDTQGAMTSIASEVNTMLNNASQGMDSQRVAFEQSANKAASAFEGMKNSLEVALDERQSAEKVLFENVTGRINGLLSEISTSFENQTSVLAQTGETASNLMNQAQKDFEVSVQIRRDEESHLFGEMEGRINGLVQNSQVIFQEQAEAIKLVGDEASSVMQSAKSELQQGLGDIDSKVKSMSATVQSELETFREQYQQNLTSYFEQQNNLLEGSLSKQRDGLNDVVDNFRKVFESEYQARHNLLQELTAQYQKLEASAQTVERVAKAIGLNEASKMAELQDAAHTMSREIALLKKEYAKASATFTDITENLPKAMDEYFTRANESFETFFNDFDQSASSIHNKLSQAAGYLINSQVLRREFEADEVKA
- a CDS encoding OmpA/MotB family protein, with amino-acid sequence MRGLGAAPKTADVEESGVWLSVGDLMSVLLMIFALLLISALVQISEVYEESQNTRVVIIKGINDALNAAGIEVKADSDTGDISITDSILFDLDDYRLKPSGKEFLNKFIPIYSDVVFQSKATADEVSRIVIEGHSSSEGSFNRNMELSVLRANSVTAFVNSMRFENKHRFFDKVVISGRGPIEADQSIAQASDRKVKFRFQFKDDEFLGNFSEVEKVEK